A DNA window from Stenotrophomonas sp. 57 contains the following coding sequences:
- a CDS encoding TonB-dependent receptor, producing the protein MAGPGTLQWGLLRSLLCLALLVQVLPAATAGESTAVRDYRISAGPLPSALQQWARQSGIALVFDARELAELHANGTHGMADPASALKQLVAGMPVTILRTPSGGFVVRRIRTAPAAVPPVPAVVVRRPRTPPQSPPEIDLAPIHVTGSRLPRTSVQTTLPVTTIDRADILRSGYGSLFDLLRHLPGMNGLPAMSSARSGDSQYLPVGAAATTSLDGMGPRATLFLVNGRRLPRYPMVSLEQGGLTDLGGIPLSFVERIELVRGGASAIYGADAMSGVVNIILRDQADGPEATLQTGLSSRGDAGQYRVQAATGGLRGNGDRWFAGIDLHRIEHLAGDQRDWHAETSQYLIGAFRDGYYWPAKRCDGPLQRRDGACWFDSARPRSLQPASDTAAGYLRYRHERGEGRYAYAEARASHNRQRFDLGPTAVALGLYGFTFNSVLREAGNVRPRVRATDADLTFGIGHDQGRRSWDAGLSAQRSDVTLTTSGTVRAVPLIEAAQSLRFLPGFDVLPADEAATLFPSIRNRGLTEQLQGWWGMQRQLVALPGGNAQLATGIDLRHERWTSHPDTLLSQGDLALGLPQQQRRLSRQSGGAYAELGLPLAPQLRMDLAARWDRDGDYTAFSPRAGLRWTPSPQWSFLLASGRGYRAPSLFEQRRPPGQFGTLTLPASPALPPCAQRTPDGRCVVTADVEENTTLKAESSRSHSLAASWSPNDAFSLSLTHNIVDLRNEILALQPSDAVWNRNTWQLDDEGNLSSLRLSFDNIGRTTSRNWVLRGEYRIDAGSDGQWLFSLDALNQQELRRRRDHEPAINLRGHVTPGMAAVLNVQWQNSNWDIALRGNQVGRTRAWLPGAECPQDQIEQNHCMNPRQLRWNLHLARRLGPRVVAALDVHNVLDTQPVNYLVGNGGQMPGLDDPLGRYYLLTLQFR; encoded by the coding sequence ATGGCAGGACCGGGCACGCTGCAGTGGGGGCTGCTCCGCTCCCTGCTGTGCCTGGCGTTGCTGGTGCAGGTGCTGCCTGCGGCCACCGCCGGTGAATCCACGGCCGTCCGTGACTACCGGATCAGCGCGGGCCCGTTGCCATCGGCATTGCAGCAATGGGCACGGCAAAGTGGCATCGCCCTGGTGTTCGATGCCCGTGAGCTTGCCGAGCTCCACGCCAACGGCACCCACGGCATGGCCGATCCCGCATCGGCCCTGAAGCAGCTGGTTGCCGGCATGCCCGTGACCATCCTGCGTACGCCCTCCGGTGGCTTCGTGGTCCGCCGCATCCGCACCGCCCCCGCCGCCGTGCCGCCGGTTCCCGCTGTCGTGGTGCGCCGCCCGCGCACGCCCCCGCAATCGCCACCCGAGATAGACCTGGCGCCGATCCATGTCACCGGCAGCAGGCTGCCACGCACCTCGGTGCAGACCACCCTGCCGGTAACCACGATCGATCGCGCCGACATCCTGCGCAGTGGCTACGGCAGCCTGTTCGATCTGCTGCGGCACCTGCCGGGCATGAACGGACTGCCCGCGATGAGCAGCGCCCGCAGCGGTGATTCGCAGTACCTGCCGGTCGGGGCTGCCGCCACCACCAGCCTCGATGGCATGGGACCGCGCGCCACCCTGTTCCTGGTCAATGGCCGGCGCCTGCCCCGCTACCCGATGGTGTCCCTGGAACAGGGCGGACTTACCGACCTGGGCGGCATTCCACTCAGCTTTGTCGAACGCATCGAACTGGTGCGCGGCGGTGCCTCGGCCATCTATGGCGCCGATGCGATGTCCGGCGTGGTCAACATCATCCTGCGCGACCAGGCCGACGGCCCCGAAGCCACCTTGCAGACCGGCCTGAGCAGCCGTGGTGACGCCGGCCAGTACCGCGTGCAGGCCGCCACCGGTGGCCTGCGCGGGAACGGTGACCGCTGGTTCGCAGGCATCGACCTGCATCGCATCGAGCATCTGGCGGGAGACCAGCGTGACTGGCACGCGGAGACGTCGCAGTATCTGATCGGCGCCTTCCGCGATGGCTATTACTGGCCGGCGAAGCGTTGCGATGGCCCCCTGCAGCGACGCGATGGCGCGTGCTGGTTCGACAGCGCGCGCCCGCGCTCGCTGCAGCCTGCCTCGGATACCGCAGCGGGCTACCTGCGCTACCGGCACGAGCGCGGCGAAGGGCGCTATGCCTATGCCGAGGCCCGCGCCAGCCATAACCGGCAACGCTTTGACCTGGGCCCCACCGCGGTTGCACTCGGCCTGTATGGCTTCACCTTCAACAGTGTCCTGCGCGAGGCCGGCAACGTGCGCCCGCGCGTGCGTGCCACCGACGCCGACCTCACCTTCGGCATCGGCCACGACCAGGGCCGTCGCAGCTGGGATGCCGGCCTCAGTGCACAGCGCAGCGACGTCACCCTGACCACGTCGGGCACCGTGCGCGCCGTCCCCCTGATCGAGGCCGCGCAGTCGCTCCGGTTCCTGCCCGGATTCGACGTGCTGCCCGCGGATGAAGCGGCGACGTTGTTTCCATCGATCCGCAACCGGGGCCTGACCGAACAACTGCAGGGATGGTGGGGCATGCAGCGCCAGCTGGTGGCCCTACCGGGCGGAAACGCACAGCTGGCGACCGGTATCGACCTGCGCCATGAGCGCTGGACCTCGCACCCGGACACGTTGCTGAGCCAGGGCGACCTGGCGCTGGGATTGCCGCAGCAACAGCGCCGCCTGTCGCGGCAGAGCGGCGGCGCCTACGCCGAGCTGGGCCTGCCGCTTGCACCACAACTGCGCATGGACCTGGCCGCACGCTGGGACCGCGACGGCGACTACACGGCGTTCTCGCCCCGCGCCGGCCTGCGCTGGACGCCCTCGCCGCAGTGGTCGTTCCTGCTGGCCAGTGGGCGTGGTTACCGCGCCCCCAGCCTGTTCGAGCAGCGCCGCCCGCCGGGACAGTTCGGCACCCTCACCCTGCCCGCGTCCCCGGCGCTGCCACCGTGCGCGCAACGCACACCCGACGGCCGCTGCGTGGTGACCGCGGACGTGGAAGAAAACACCACGCTGAAAGCGGAAAGCTCGCGCAGCCATTCGCTCGCAGCGAGCTGGTCGCCCAATGATGCGTTCTCATTGTCGCTGACCCACAACATCGTCGATCTGCGCAACGAAATCCTCGCGCTGCAGCCTTCCGATGCGGTCTGGAACCGCAATACGTGGCAACTGGATGACGAAGGCAACCTGAGCAGCCTTCGCCTGTCGTTCGACAACATCGGCCGCACCACGTCCCGCAACTGGGTGCTGCGCGGGGAGTACCGCATCGATGCCGGCAGCGATGGTCAATGGCTGTTCTCGCTGGATGCACTGAATCAGCAGGAACTGCGCCGCCGGCGCGACCACGAGCCGGCGATCAACCTGCGCGGCCACGTCACGCCCGGCATGGCCGCTGTGTTGAACGTGCAGTGGCAGAACAGCAACTGGGACATTGCCCTGCGCGGCAACCAGGTGGGCCGCACGCGCGCATGGCTGCCCGGCGCCGAGTGCCCGCAGGATCAGATCGAACAGAACCACTGCATGAATCCCCGCCAGCTGCGCTGGAACCTGCACCTGGCACGACGGCTCGGTCCGCGCGTCGTTGCAGCGCTGGACGTGCACAACGTACTCGACACGCAGCCGGTGAACTATCTGGTCGGCAATGGCGGGCAGATGCCGGGCCTGGATGATCCACTGGGCCGCTACTACCTGCTCACCCTGCAGTTCCGCTGA
- a CDS encoding FecR domain-containing protein produces MSSHRHTEDASLFERASTWVARLEAPDCTPAERESFEDWLAEDPAHVKAWVQAEDLFQQGQGLAADPWLRTAAARAARPPRRRWLPALAAAAGICLAIGVGWMVAVDGNPAAQRYANDTHQTQQLTLPDGSVATLDAGTTLHARFGWRHRELDLERGRLQLQVAPSSKALQLRAGNSTIRDIGTTFQVERLHDGLVEVALLEGAVEVSNGAAQHTLSPGQQLQVLPSGRIQPGPALSSTAAAEGWLHGKLVFDATPLSIVVERMNRYGRTPLVIADPEITDLAVSGTFRAGDAQELLSALELGWSVAGQTRPDGALELRRTY; encoded by the coding sequence ATGAGCAGCCACCGGCACACGGAAGACGCCTCGCTGTTCGAACGCGCCAGCACCTGGGTGGCGCGGCTGGAAGCCCCGGACTGCACCCCTGCCGAACGCGAGTCATTCGAAGACTGGCTGGCGGAGGATCCTGCCCACGTCAAAGCCTGGGTGCAGGCCGAAGACCTTTTCCAGCAGGGCCAGGGCTTGGCCGCGGATCCGTGGCTGCGTACTGCTGCGGCACGCGCGGCGCGGCCACCGCGTCGCCGCTGGCTGCCTGCGTTGGCTGCGGCCGCCGGTATCTGCCTGGCCATCGGCGTGGGCTGGATGGTGGCGGTGGATGGCAACCCTGCCGCGCAGCGCTACGCCAATGACACCCATCAGACGCAGCAGCTGACCCTGCCCGATGGCAGCGTGGCCACGCTCGATGCCGGCACGACGCTGCACGCCCGCTTCGGCTGGCGCCATCGCGAGCTGGACCTCGAACGGGGCCGCCTGCAGCTGCAGGTCGCGCCCTCGAGCAAGGCGTTGCAGCTGCGCGCCGGCAACAGCACGATCCGCGATATCGGCACGACCTTCCAGGTCGAGCGCCTGCACGATGGCCTGGTGGAAGTTGCGCTGCTGGAAGGCGCGGTGGAAGTCAGCAACGGCGCGGCCCAGCACACGCTGTCGCCCGGCCAGCAGTTGCAGGTGCTGCCGTCCGGGCGCATCCAGCCCGGTCCGGCGCTGTCTTCCACGGCGGCAGCCGAGGGGTGGCTGCACGGAAAGCTGGTGTTCGATGCCACACCGCTGTCGATCGTGGTCGAGCGCATGAACCGCTATGGCCGTACACCACTGGTGATCGCTGATCCGGAGATCACCGATCTGGCGGTGAGTGGCACGTTCCGCGCAGGCGACGCACAGGAGTTGCTGTCGGCGCTGGAACTGGGCTGGTCCGTTGCTGGCCAGACGCGCCCGGATGGCGCGCTGGAACTGCGCCGCACGTACTGA
- a CDS encoding RNA polymerase sigma factor, with amino-acid sequence MPTDAFIAFVREERTPLCAFLRTRGVGPEDAEDIAQDCMERLIRYRAHGTDELRLLLYRIARNRLADRGRSPQTRPHLSLAEHDGHDEPTSPSPDPLRQAESGQMLTLLRQALFKLPERAREVYLLNRITGMSYTQIARHCGITAKTVEKHIARALQGLRQELGPDPLHNDRDIE; translated from the coding sequence GTGCCAACGGACGCCTTCATCGCGTTCGTACGCGAGGAACGCACGCCGCTGTGCGCGTTCCTGCGCACGCGCGGCGTCGGCCCGGAGGATGCGGAGGACATCGCGCAGGACTGCATGGAACGGCTGATCCGTTATCGCGCACACGGGACCGACGAACTGCGCCTGCTGCTGTATCGTATCGCCCGCAACCGCCTGGCGGATCGCGGCCGTTCGCCACAGACGCGACCGCATCTGTCACTGGCCGAGCATGATGGCCACGATGAGCCCACCAGCCCATCGCCGGACCCATTGCGCCAGGCAGAGTCCGGGCAGATGCTGACCCTGCTGCGGCAGGCCCTTTTCAAACTGCCCGAGCGCGCGCGCGAGGTGTACCTGCTCAACAGGATCACCGGCATGAGCTATACACAGATCGCGCGACACTGCGGAATTACAGCCAAGACCGTGGAAAAACATATCGCCCGCGCCCTGCAGGGCCTGCGCCAGGAGTTGGGACCGGATCCGCTGCACAACGACAGGGATATCGAATGA
- a CDS encoding autotransporter outer membrane beta-barrel domain-containing protein has protein sequence MKYSKLSLALAGLMGVGTLAATDDVMAMSYHVQGDRIFLSGGVTYADVVSLPALLAKAQAEGRPIREVVLRTSNGGALIAGEWLQGIIRTSGLNTIVSGHCISSCSIMQSGGVERYLAGDLPIIDSVQIHAASSGGKVIYTPSPRMTQIYTGNYGGGMDAGLLHKAMYEVVQPNGLLVFRDPARGTGPSVTFDPDGSGSRLESFPGQDIYSNRIITANGYRDPGDTLNVSANVSGDINPGYLRTGRQLQTFVDDDFARWNTNWQSTYINLAQSIYNASSNGPQGIGANSVQDYQNDPTYKALLLSKLRLGDLDVSTLDDSMGVIRVTNGATWRTSATTGADFMLVDNGTIALEGGALRASEVRVMSAGMLVGHGDVAGTAMDLSALASGTRPSWREDGFNRLRVYGTLMPRGGDLVTHGYVNIMPGGKVLFDVTENGGAGSGRIRVGSFFDSQQTDGALVISKGAFLELNVAQGYYGQDFRRDLVQGPIYQGGFEEAVRLGDTGYSASIKGGEVFRPRHNSLLSFNVKQTAEGLWLTANPGFDQLGLFANGTSGDGLGRALATASNRQDDGLKLLLGALQFADRDVIAQQAGVLRGDAHASLRLADNALVGSIGNVVQQHQAAMRSGGDADGLASQAAQSVSAQPGMRHGSLFNQLAMHLVEPAAGGSGGSADASHGLWARGFASHGRIDADGGVAGLSHTVGGIVVGADTRVADDRVTLGVSVAAADMSTKGSDGSDFSGDVRALDIGGYLDATYSRGYLSAAVRYTDLRHDTRRSVSGIDGLQQPLRAKYNNDAVSARVEHAFSFTTGKGLVIQPLLPVVDYARTSATRFNEGQGAGALIGRSGSLESIRVGAGLQLFKTFEGNNGERITPRARVVWQKELGDSQARYSTGFAAAPDLVFGASSQAVGEQVLAWNLGVTSRASERLSIMADYVGERRDGQIQNGVMLGLGYRF, from the coding sequence ATGAAGTATTCGAAGTTGAGCCTGGCCCTGGCCGGGCTGATGGGCGTTGGCACCCTCGCGGCGACTGATGACGTCATGGCAATGAGTTATCACGTGCAGGGCGATCGCATCTTCCTGAGTGGCGGGGTGACCTATGCCGACGTGGTGTCGCTGCCCGCATTGCTGGCCAAGGCGCAGGCCGAGGGCCGCCCGATCCGTGAGGTAGTGCTGCGCACGTCCAATGGTGGCGCGTTGATCGCCGGCGAGTGGCTGCAGGGCATCATCCGCACTTCCGGACTGAACACCATCGTCTCCGGCCACTGCATCTCGTCCTGCTCGATCATGCAGTCCGGTGGCGTCGAACGGTATCTGGCCGGCGACCTGCCGATCATCGACTCGGTGCAGATCCACGCGGCCAGCAGCGGCGGCAAGGTGATCTACACGCCGTCGCCGCGCATGACCCAGATCTATACCGGCAACTACGGTGGAGGCATGGATGCCGGTCTGCTGCACAAGGCCATGTACGAGGTGGTGCAGCCGAACGGGTTGCTGGTGTTCCGCGATCCGGCACGCGGTACCGGTCCCTCGGTCACCTTCGACCCCGACGGCAGCGGCAGCAGGCTGGAGTCGTTCCCCGGGCAGGACATCTACAGCAACAGGATCATCACTGCGAACGGCTATCGCGATCCAGGCGATACGTTGAACGTGAGTGCGAACGTGAGCGGCGACATCAATCCCGGCTACCTGCGCACCGGTCGCCAGCTGCAGACCTTCGTCGATGACGATTTCGCGCGCTGGAACACCAACTGGCAGTCCACCTACATCAACCTGGCGCAGAGCATCTACAACGCTTCCAGCAACGGTCCGCAGGGCATCGGCGCGAATTCGGTACAGGACTACCAGAACGATCCCACCTACAAGGCCCTGCTGCTGTCCAAGCTGCGCCTGGGCGACCTGGATGTGTCCACGCTGGACGACTCCATGGGCGTGATCCGCGTGACCAATGGCGCCACATGGCGGACCTCCGCGACCACCGGTGCCGACTTCATGCTGGTCGACAACGGCACCATCGCCCTGGAGGGGGGCGCGCTGCGTGCTTCGGAGGTGCGCGTGATGAGCGCCGGCATGCTGGTTGGCCACGGTGACGTGGCAGGTACCGCGATGGATCTCAGTGCACTGGCCAGCGGGACGCGACCGTCCTGGCGCGAGGATGGCTTCAACCGCCTGCGTGTCTACGGCACGCTGATGCCGCGCGGTGGCGATCTGGTCACCCACGGCTACGTCAACATCATGCCGGGCGGCAAGGTCTTGTTCGACGTCACCGAGAACGGCGGCGCCGGTAGTGGCCGCATCCGCGTGGGCAGCTTCTTCGACAGCCAGCAGACCGACGGCGCACTGGTGATCTCCAAGGGCGCCTTCCTCGAACTGAACGTGGCGCAGGGCTACTACGGCCAGGATTTCCGTCGCGATCTCGTGCAGGGCCCGATCTACCAGGGCGGGTTCGAAGAGGCCGTGCGCTTGGGCGATACCGGCTACAGCGCCAGCATCAAAGGCGGTGAGGTGTTCCGCCCACGCCACAACTCGCTGCTGAGCTTCAATGTGAAGCAGACGGCAGAAGGCCTGTGGCTGACGGCCAATCCCGGATTCGACCAGTTGGGACTGTTTGCCAACGGCACATCGGGCGACGGTCTGGGACGCGCGCTGGCGACGGCCAGCAATCGCCAGGACGATGGTCTGAAGTTGTTGCTGGGCGCACTGCAGTTCGCCGACCGTGACGTGATTGCCCAGCAGGCCGGTGTTCTGCGCGGTGACGCGCACGCCAGCCTTCGACTGGCAGACAATGCACTGGTCGGCAGCATCGGCAACGTCGTGCAACAGCACCAGGCGGCGATGCGCAGTGGCGGCGATGCAGACGGGTTGGCTTCGCAGGCCGCGCAGTCGGTGTCGGCGCAGCCGGGCATGCGCCACGGCAGCCTGTTCAACCAGCTGGCCATGCATCTGGTCGAGCCGGCGGCGGGTGGTAGCGGTGGCAGCGCTGATGCCAGCCATGGCCTGTGGGCGCGCGGGTTCGCCAGCCATGGCCGCATCGATGCCGATGGCGGCGTGGCTGGCCTGAGCCACACCGTCGGCGGCATCGTGGTCGGTGCTGACACCCGCGTGGCCGATGACCGCGTCACCCTGGGTGTCAGCGTGGCGGCGGCCGACATGTCGACCAAGGGCAGCGACGGTTCCGACTTCAGCGGTGACGTGCGCGCGCTGGATATCGGCGGGTATCTGGATGCGACCTATTCGCGCGGCTATCTGTCGGCAGCGGTGCGCTATACCGATCTGCGTCACGACACCCGACGCAGCGTGAGTGGTATCGACGGCCTGCAGCAGCCGCTGCGTGCCAAGTACAACAACGATGCAGTTTCCGCGCGGGTTGAGCACGCGTTCTCCTTCACCACCGGCAAGGGCCTGGTGATCCAGCCGCTGCTGCCGGTGGTGGATTACGCGCGCACTTCGGCCACGCGCTTCAATGAAGGGCAGGGCGCCGGAGCACTGATCGGTCGCAGCGGGAGCCTGGAAAGCATCCGCGTGGGTGCGGGCCTGCAGCTGTTCAAGACGTTCGAAGGCAACAACGGCGAGCGCATCACCCCGCGCGCCCGGGTGGTCTGGCAGAAGGAGCTGGGCGATTCGCAGGCCCGTTACAGCACCGGTTTTGCTGCAGCACCGGACCTGGTGTTCGGCGCCAGCAGCCAGGCGGTGGGCGAGCAGGTGCTGGCCTGGAACCTGGGCGTGACCAGCCGCGCCAGCGAACGGTTGTCGATCATGGCCGACTATGTGGGCGAGCGCCGGGACGGGCAGATCCAGAACGGCGTGATGCTGGGCCTGGGCTACCGGTTCTGA